Proteins encoded by one window of Culicoides brevitarsis isolate CSIRO-B50_1 chromosome 2, AGI_CSIRO_Cbre_v1, whole genome shotgun sequence:
- the LOC134831069 gene encoding small ribosomal subunit protein eS24, with translation MSTATIRTRKFMTNRLLCRKQMVVDVLHPGLASVPKKEIREKLAAMYKVTPDVVFTFGYQTNFGGGKSTGFALIYDTLDYAKKFEPKHRLGRHGLYEKKQVTRKQRKERKNRTKKVRGTAKAKVGQASKK, from the coding sequence ATGTCAACAGCTACAATTCGTACAcgtaaatttatgacaaatcGGTTATTGTGCCGCAAACAAATGGTTGTCGACGTTTTGCATCCCGGTTTGGCATCCGTGCCCAAGAAGGAGATCCGCGAAAAGTTGGCTGCCATGTACAAAGTCACGCCCGATGTCGTCTTCACCTTCGGTTATCAAACAAACTTTGGCGGCGGCAAATCCACGGGATTCGCCCTCATCTACGATACCTTGGATTACGCCAAGAAATTCGAGCCAAAACATCGTTTGGGACGTCATGGACTCTATGAGAAGAAACAAGTGACCCGCAAACAACGCAAGGAACGTAAGAACAGAACGAAGAAGGTGCGCGGTACAGCCAAGGCAAAGGTTGGTCAAGCATCCAAGAAGTAA